One Alligator mississippiensis isolate rAllMis1 chromosome 1, rAllMis1, whole genome shotgun sequence genomic window carries:
- the TRPC4 gene encoding short transient receptor potential channel 4 isoform X2, whose translation MWDGGLQDYIHDWWNLMDFVMNSLYLATISLKLVAYSKYSGLHPREYWDMWHPTLVAEALFAIANIFSSLRLISLFTANSHLGPLQISLGRMLLDILKFLFIYCLVLLAFANGLNQLYFYYETKENQSCKGIRCEKQNNAFSTLFETLQSLFWSIFGLINLYVTNVKAQHEFTEFVGATMFGTYNVISLVVLLNMLIAMMNNSYQLIADHADIEWKFARTKLWMSYFEEGGTLPTPFNVIPSPKSLWYLTKWLWRHLFKKKIRRKPESFGTIGRRAADNLRRHHQYQEVMRNLVKRYVAAMIRDAKTEEGLTEENFKELKQDISSFRFEVLGLLKGNKISNLQTSKGSKEAASVSETEEKNESEGKQKVKKKNLSLFDITTMIHPRSASIASQPHNVSNGSAMIVPESTKEKQKRVNFVTDIKNFGLFHRRSKTNSTEQSTNKIYTVSEEVSRQQVEEQCEKATELEEEKLPLSCELSVQSLNEECTLTESKQNNSETLNSQSEENACSSENEKTEVQDSCTSPQKDCLDKEWDVRSDSDTKHEAVEQGDYITRL comes from the exons tACAGTGGGTTACACCCACGAGAATACTGGGATATGTGGCACCCTACTTTGGTGGCTGAGGCATTGTTTGCAATTGCAAATATCTTTAGCTCCCTGCGCTTGATCTCATTATTCACTGCAAATTCTCACCTGGGACCTCTACAAATATCTCTAGGAAGAATGTTACTGGACATTTTGAAGTTTCTGTTCATATACTGCCTTGTGCTGCTTGCTTTTGCAAATGGATTGAACCAGCTGTACTTCTATTATGAAACAAAGGAAAACCAAAGCTGCAAAGGCATTCGATGTGAAAAGCAGAATAATGCATTTTCAAC atTATTTGAAACATTGCAATCACTCTTCTGGTCTATATTTGGACTCATTAACCTCTATGTGACCAATGTGAAAGCACAGCATGAATTTACTGAATTTGTTGGGGCCACTATGTTTGGAACCTATAATGTCATCTCTCTGGTTGTTCTGCTCAACATGCTGATAGCCATGATGAATAATTCTTATCAGCTCATTGCC GATCATGCAGACATTGAGTGGAAATTTGCTCGTACAAAGCTTTGGATGAGTTACTTTGAAGAAGGAGGAACTCTACCCACTCCTTTCAATGTCATACCAAGCCCAAAGTCTCTCTGGTATTTGACTAAATGGCTGTGGAGACACTTGTTCAAGAAAAAGATCCGGAGGaaacctgaaagctttggaacaaTAGGG aggCGCGCAGCTGATAATTTGAGAAGACATCATCAATATCAG GAAGTTATGAGAAATTTGGTTAAGAGATATGTTGCAGCAATGATAAGAGATGCCAAGACTGAAGAAGGCCTCACAGAGGAGAATTTTAAG GAATTAAAGCAAGATATTTCCAGCTTTCGTTTTGAAGTCCTGGGTCTGTTAAAAGGAAACAAGATATCTAATCTACAGACTtcaaaaggcagcaaagaagcTGCCTCCGTGTCAGAGACTGAGGAAAAAAATGAGAGTGAaggaaaacagaaagtgaagaagaAGAACCTCAGCCTCTTTGACATAACTACAATGATTCATCCACGTTCAGCCAGCATTGCCTCTCAGCCACATAATGTGAGCAATGGATCTGCAATGATAGTGCCTGAGTCCACAAAGGAGAAACAAAAGAGGGTGAACTTTGTAACAGATATCAAGAACTTTGGGTTATTTCATAGACGGTCAAAAACAAACTCTACAGAGCAGAGTACAAATAAAATATACACCGTTTCTGAAGAAGTTTCACGTCAACAAGTAGAAGAACAATGTGAGAAAGCCACTGAACTGGAAGAAGAAAAACTGCCCTTGAGTTGTGAATTAAGTGTCCAAAGTCTCAACGAAGAATGCACGTTAACAGAAAGTAAGCAAAATAATAGTGAGACTTTGAATTCACAGAGTGAAGAGAATGCTTGTTCTTCAGAAAATGAGAAGACAGAGGTACAGGACTCATGCACATCCCCACAAAAAGACTGTCTTGACAAAGAATGGGATGTTAGGAGTGACTCAGATACGAAGCATGAGGCAGTTGAGCAGGGTGATTATATAACAAGGTTGTGA